The following are encoded together in the Brassica napus cultivar Da-Ae chromosome A9, Da-Ae, whole genome shotgun sequence genome:
- the LOC125578361 gene encoding uncharacterized protein LOC125578361: MAHTSSRTTIVFIVVALICAFVPAFSVEEAEAKSLWDTCLLKISPKCALDIIGVVFENLTITDACCHDLVQEGKMCHDTLIKYIAEKPHLVAHETEYLKKSDDLWTHCVSISQTA, from the coding sequence ATGGCTCACACTTCTTCCCGAACTACTATCGTATTCATTGTTGTTGCTTTGATTTGTGCGTTCGTTCCTGCATTCTCTGTTGAAGAAGCTGAAGCAAAATCACTATGGGATACATGTCTTCTTAAAATCAGTCCAAAATGTGCGTTGGATATAATTGGTGTTGTCTTTGAAAATTTAACCATCACTGATGCATGTTGTCATGATCTTGTTCAAGAAGGAAAAATGTGTCATGATACTCTTATCAAATATATTGCTGAGAAGCCGCATTTAGTTGCCCACGAAACAGAGTATTTGAAGAAAAGTGATGATTTGTGGACTCATTGTGTCTCAATTTCGCAAACTGCTTAA